One window of the Pieris brassicae chromosome 2, ilPieBrab1.1, whole genome shotgun sequence genome contains the following:
- the LOC123719483 gene encoding uncharacterized protein LOC123719483 gives MLLQQATPSPGPSGTASPKTRHNPNFPRLNSPVLSDGKDSLRLGSNSPSIGTSSPKFGYLGDSPNLGASPKYGSPKLGGSPKALEDEAALESLQTVLKEGWTVHTGRDGRLYYCNHITRTASWLPPLESWSTGDSRGDEDELPYGWEQALDSRGKPYYINHINKTTTYVAPESRSNETPPAPRDVVLERDPDLGFGFVAGSERPVLVRFVTDHSPSVGKLEPGDQILCVNGEDVSLAAREHVISAVRACTDKVTLRVCQPARSGNPARRSAFLSAAKRARLRARPPRVRFADSVQLNGAPMYPPSAFSLGDLCLPPMANVLKVFLENGQTKSFKYDATTSVADVVTSLKDKLCITAEEHFSLVVEHVKSLRRNKLTLLDPKESLARIAARPGSHKMRCLYRIVFMPTSAAELAQKDLAALDYLYMQSCNDVAQDRFAPELQPEVALRLAALHIHQHALAHNLSPAKLTVKSVEREFGLERFVACSLLESMKRKELRRLLAHFLKLNSQMTGGQRQLTQLQAKLHYLDIVGGLPSYGAKCFSSSRPERVLLVSPRFGLSQIVGRGNSVPQSIASLPEVESIRVRSEYSGSAEVGIFLQRDRVLALLMDERDAEEMPLVIAGYYKLATGKELNVELERELINEDIAPPYLSQHNVVPTKWNYLNHDDPLILTKKHFAIFTMPPPYHSTPDQSKSLDTNMNTNITNRNSSNNSSPLMGNKPNDLHFEKCKPSDSFRLFDPNDTCFLDDGMGFDLQSVLSMELLENANNPRLVEAKNEEVLRRVAEMQKLVENSEQYLTENCDVYNENGTLRDELVGRETSVDQIESDTESCNSRMSTAEDAPGILKHSDSLLLLTETINQGLSVLSVPDSKDNADDLTRRQSQGLSAILNNCGLTDALLALNNDMTYSESDNDSSYTPTSSPVRKHLNKPTNKAVRTSFGLMSPDVSGTQDNKEPNLKEYLKQLREKSNREDNASQLPFFYQESIDNDAELIDLTLIPPPQTPDELDCASQVPQILPVVPASFADDKDCIDGGTSKTNELEEFIATVTVQPPTVKITPAIELTPEEIMSYIIPPPPTNVSERASYVNQTELKEEKNEHKIPKDVKPSNGDVTKGALSVSEIRSMFSVKTLSDARNSLLLKEKSKQSKSDSPKGKRKSISGDKQANGNAHIIEYPTVERKGMFSCCSKDKNRNEDSDETEQIDGQIPNSDSMPDVCEVRPPPRRKSTEIKKAPERPPKTPPTPAPRPRSNSLTCVNNELTAVEIPNNHFNTLNNRKLNYKVVCDMNAPHQSPPQIPPRLENKVLSPPPPIMLPPKKPPLPPVPSIEVLRMKTSQKLSPVRNVERHASIGSPHFQRNLSTYRTLEMESRLTDDESAIRSTQNYSSLTLQNRHVRSNSETKNTILKKKEMTALSLCSPQLNRRFSNRPDLLNGAPCSDQRLFSPPLTERKTFRKDSATPTPKTQNHVRFKDEVTDDIPTPPSPPTVKFPDFNGGNNGHVSIENLLCKTEVAVDGLLQRLHQVAQKCSHQHAHGGGEDIDEVKFQRARSELTSCAVSLVGTSRTLVGALGSASGPTAAASLADCLAPLRRLADLAQALGRHTSSPLQTRNLVLRVHDVTAAFKDLAGAEMAQIIHEHNAKASQGHGQENSSTLEGQLALRAECLANVLATLLRSLRVFSP, from the exons TCATATCACAAGAACAGCGAGTTGGCTGCCACCATTGGAGAGCTGGTCCACCGGAGATAGTCGTGGCGATGAAGATGAGCTTCCGTACGGATGGGAGCAGGCTTTGGACAGTAGAGGGAAGCcgtattatataaa TCACATCAATAAAACGACAACCTATGTCGCGCCCGAGAGCAGATCCAATGAAACACCACCTGCTCCACGTGATGTGGTACTGGAGAGGGATCCTGATcttggtttcgggttcgttGCTGGGTCTGAACGTCCTGTGCTTGTTAGATTCGTTACTGATCACTCTCCTAGTGTTGGAAAG TTGGAACCCGGAGACCAAATCCTGTGCGTCAACGGCGAAGATGTCAGCTTGGCTGCCCGAGAGCATGTCATATCCGCCGTACGAGCCTGCACAGACAAAGTCACTTTACGGGTGTGCCAACCAGCTAGGAGCGGAAACCCAGCACGGAGATCAGCTTTTCTTTCAGCAGCTAAACGAGCCAGACTAAGAGCCCGGCCACCGAGAGTTCGCTTTGCTGATTCAGTACAACTAAATGGAGCGCCGATGTATCCA CCATCTGCATTCTCGCTAGGCGACCTATGTTTGCCACCGATGGCGAATGTCCTAAAGGTGTTCCTAGAGAATGGTCAAACCAAATCCTTTAAGTACGACGCTACCACTTCAGTGGCTGACGTGGTAACGAGCTTGAAGGATAAGCTCTGCATCACCGCCGAAGAACATTTTAGCCTCGTTGTGGAACACGTGAAGAGTCTAAGACGGAACAAGCTGACGTTGTTGGATCCGAAGGAATCGTTGGCAagg ATTGCGGCTCGGCCCGGCTCCCACAAGATGCGTTGCCTCTACCGTATCGTCTTTATGCCGACTTCAGCAGCGGAATTAGCCCAAAAAGATCTTGCAGCACTTGACTATCTATACATGCAGAGCTGCAACGACGTAGCCCAGGACAGATTTGCACCAGAATTACAGCCTGAAGTCGCGTTGCGGTTGGCGGCTTTACATATACATCAACATGCGCTGGCGCATAACCTCTCGCCGGCTAAGCTCACTGTGAAGAGTGTCGA AAGGGAATTTGGATTGGAACGCTTCGTGGCGTGCAGCCTCTTGGAGAGTATGAAAAGGAAGGAGTTGCGACGACTTCTCGCTCACTTCCTTAAGCTGAACTCACAGATGACTGGTGGTCAGAGACAACTTACCCAGTTACAG GCGAAATTGCATTACCTGGACATAGTGGGTGGGCTTCCAAGTTACGGCGCCAAATGCTTTAGCAGCAGTCGACCTGAACGAGTGCTCTTGGTCTCGCCGAGATTTGGGCTCAGCCAAATTGTCGGGAGAGGAAACTCTGTG CCACAATCAATAGCGTCTCTGCCAGAAGTGGAGAGCATCCGGGTGAGGAGCGAATATTCTGGAAGTGCCGAAGTGGGCATCTTCTTGCAAAGGGACCGTGTCTTGGCGCTTCTCATGGATGAGAGGGACGCTGAGGAGATGCCTCTTGTTATAGCTGG GTACTACAAACTTGCAACTGGTAAAGAACTAAATGTAGAACTGGAAAGAGAACTAATTAATGAAGATATAg cTCCTCCATATTTATCGCAGCACAATGTTGTTCCCACAAAATGGAATTACCTCAATCATGACGATCCTCTTATTCTTACGAAGAAGCACTTCGCTATATTCACAATGCCTCCGCCGTACCATTCCACTCCGGACCAATCGAAATCACTCGACACAAACATGAATACAAACATCACGAACAGAAACAGTAGCAATAACTCCAGCCCCCTTATGGGTAATAAACCTAACGATCTACATTTCGAAAAGTGTAAACCGAGCGACAGTTTTAGATTATTCGATCCGAACGATACTTGCTTCCTAGACGACGGAATGGGATTCGATCTCCAAAGCGTATTGTCTATGGAACTGTTGGAAAACGCCAACAACCCTCGACTGGTCGAAGCGAAAAACGAAGAAGTGCTACGGCGAGTAGCAGAAATGCAGAAACTAGTTGAAAATTCAGAACAGTATTTGACTGAAAACTGTGATGTTTATAATGAAAACGGTACGTTAAGAGATGAATTAGTAGGTAGGGAAACGAGCGTGGATCAAATTGAAAGCGATACTGAGTCGTGTAATAGTAGAATGTCCACTGCCGAGGACGCTCCCGGTATTCTGAAACATAGTGATTCCTTATTGTTACTCACTGAAACGATTAATCAGGGGCTAAGCGTACTGAGTGTACCCGATAGTAAAGACAATGCTGACGATTTAACTAGAAGACAGTCGCAAGGTCTCAGCGCCATATTGAATAATTGTGGTCTAACTGATGCTTTGTTAGCTCTGAATAATGACATGACTTATTCAGAAAGCGATAATGACTCATCGTATACCCCCACTAGTAGTCCCGTACGAAAGCATCTCAATAAACCAACCAATAAGGCAGTACGAACTAGTTTCGGTTTGATGAGTCCCGACGTAAGCGGCACCCAAGACAATAAAGAACCTAATTTAaaggaatatttaaaacagcTTAGAGAAAAAAGCAATAGAGAAGACAACGCTTCACAACTTCCATTTTTCTACCAAGAATCAATTGACAACGATGCCGAGCTTATAGATTTAACGTTGATACCTCCACCCCAAACTCCCGACGAATTAGACTGTGCTTCACAAGTGCCTCAAATATTGCCGGTAGTCCCGGCGTCGTTTGCTGACGATAAGGATTGTATAGACGGTGGTACTTCAAAGACAAATGAGTTAGAGGAATTTATTGCAACGGTCACAGTTCAGCCGCCGACTGTTAAAATAACACCAGCTATAGAACTAACTCCTGAAGAAATTATGTCGTATATCATTCCACCACCGCCGACGAATGTTTCGGAGCGTGCCAGCTATGTTAATCAGACTGAACTAAAAGAAGAGAAGAATGAACATAAAATTCCGAAAGATGTCAAACCGTCAAATGGTGATGTCACAAAGGGAGCCCTGAGCGTTAGTGAGATTAGGAGTATGTTTTCAGTAAAAACATTAAGCGACGCAAGAAATAGTTTATTGTTAAAGGAGAAGAGCAAGCAGTCGAAGTCGGATTCACCGAAGGGAAAAAGGAAAAGTATTTCAGGAGATAAGCAAGCCAATGGGAACGCACACATTATTGAATATCCCACAGTCGAAAGGAAAGGTATGTTTTCATGTTGcagtaaagataaaaatagaaaCGAAGATAGCGATGAAACTGAACAAATTGATGGCCAAATCCCTAATTCTGATTCTATGCCTGATGTTTGTGAAGTGAGACCACCTCCCAGAAGAAAAAGCACCGAAATCAAAAAGGCTCCCGAAAGACCACCGAAAACCCCTCCGACGCCTGCTCCCCGACCTAGATCCAATTCCTTGACGTGTGTCAACAACGAGTTAACAGCGGTAGAGATACCGAACAACCACTTTAATACTTTGAATAATAGAAAGTTAAACTATAAAGTGGTTTGCGATATGAACGCGCCCCATCAAAGTCCGCCCCAAATACCACCTAGATTAGAAAACAAAGTGTTGTCCCCACCCCCTCCAATAATGTTACCGCCCAAAAAGCCCCCGTTACCCCCCGTGCCTAGTATAGAAGTTTTACGAATGAAAACTTCCCAGAAACTATCGCCGGTTCGAAACGTGGAACGGCACGCGAGCATCGGCTCGCCGCACTTTCAAAGGAACCTCAGCACTTACAGAACCCTCGAAATGGAAAGTAGATTGACAGACGATGAATCCGCGATCCGGTCAACCCAAAACTACAGCTCGTTGACACTCCAGAACCGTCACGTGCGCTCAAACTCTGAAACTAAAAACACGATTCTAAAAAAGAAGGAAATGACGGCGCTATCACTTTGTTCTCCTCAACTGAATAGGCGATTCAGCAACCGCCCTGACCTCCTAAACGGCGCACCGTGCAGCGATCAGCGACTGTTCAGTCCACCTCTGACGGAACGAAAAACCTTTAGAAAAGACAGCGCCACTCCGACCCCAAAAACCCAGAATCATGTGAGGTTTAAAGATGAAGTAACCGACGACATTCCGACCCCTCCATCGCCACCCACGGTCAAGTTTCCGGACTTCAACGGTGGCAATAACGGGCACGTGTCTATCGAAAATCTCTTGTGTAAAACAGAGGTTGCAGTGGACGGGTTGTTGCAACGGCTGCATCAGGTGGCGCAGAAATGTTCCCACCAACACGCTCATGGTGGCGGCGAGGATATAGATGAAGTTAAATTTCAG CGTGCTCGTAGCGAGCTGACGTCGTGCGCTGTGTCTCTGGTCGGTACGTCCCGTACACTAGTAGGCGCGTTAGGTTCTGCCAGCGGACCCACTGCAGCTGCTTCCTTGGCGGATTGTTTAGCACCTCTGAGGAGATTGGCTGATCTTGCTCAG GCACTTGGTAGACATACATCATCACCGCTGCAGACACGTAACTTAGTTCTCCGAGTTCACGATGTGACGGCGGCTTTCAAAGACCTGGCAGGAGCTGAAATGGCACAAATAATACACGAGCACAATGCTAAAGCCTCGCAGGGTCACGGTCAAGAAAACAGTTCCACCTTAGAAGGACAGTTGGCCTTACGCGCCGAATGCCTCGCTAATGTCCTGGCCACATTGCTCAGAAGTCTACGGGTATTTTCACCGTAA